In Mercenaria mercenaria strain notata chromosome 14, MADL_Memer_1, whole genome shotgun sequence, the following are encoded in one genomic region:
- the LOC123526740 gene encoding uncharacterized protein LOC123526740 encodes MISHVLIYLCLASGIKGAFCVNVTLLPSSADVVENGKINLTCYNDEQKGDVAVWTNSNGLAESVTIYNNSKCTVAGFLANTSLYTTYCMGGGSFVLQLNNVDRRMHDVSWICAYRFEDGIQVKSNNASVYVIVPVKYIRIIELNEDKSNTVSVIEKHQTTLKYNVSFSRPSPNVSCFLCMNDNSITLHVGNFIPNRWKYEMVFTFNRTFNGWMIHCSASNMQTVTVTSKRLNLNVLCKFCNPRFVVSSI; translated from the exons ATGATCTCACACGTACTGATATACCTTTGTCTGGCAAGTGGAATTAAag gtGCTTTTTGTGTAAACGTTACATTACTTCCAAGCTCGGCCGACGTTGTAGAAAACggaaaaataaatttgacatGCTATAACGATGAACAGAAAGGTGATGTTGCAGTCTGGACAAACTCGAATGGACTAGCAGAGTCGGTAACGATATATAACAATTCGAAGTGCACAGTAGCTGGATTTCTAGCGAATACCTCCTTGTACACAACGTACTGTATGGGAGGCGGGTCATTTGTGTTGCAGCTGAACAATGTTGACAGACGAATGCATGACGTATCGTGGATATGTGCATATCGCTTCGAGGATGGGATACAAGTTAAAAGTAACAATGCATCTGTTTATGTTATAG TTCCTGTTAAGTATATTAGAATTATTGAACTAAACGAAGATAAGAGCAATACAGTAAGTGTGATAGAGAAGCACCAAACTACTCTCAAATACAACGTGTCGTTCAGTCGTCCATCACCAAACGTCAGTTGCTTTCTTTGCATGAATGATAACTCAATTACGCTGCATGTTGGGAACTTCATACCAAACAGATGGAAATATGAAATGGTATTTACTTTCAACAGGACGTTCAATGGATGGATGATACATTGTAGTGCGAGTAACATGCAAACTGTTACTGTTACTTCGAAGCGACTAAATCTTAACGTGTTATGTAAGTTTTGCAATCCGCGTTTTGTTGTTTCGTCAATTTGA